The DNA region GGGTGAATTCCcattcttcctcctcctcttcctcctcctcctccccttgaCCGATGGGTTTTTCGAGTGTGGCAGCAGGGTTGTAAGTCCAGATCCCGGCCGTGGAGTCAAAACTGCCGGTTACGAGACGTAGGGTttgagaggaagaggaaggttgCCAGGCGCAAGATCGGATGGAGCGGCTGTGACCCCCCGTGAGGGACGAGTGCTTTGAAAAGGTCGCGAGGGAAAACACGGTGACGGTCTTGTCGTGGGTTGTTGctaggagggggagggaggggtggggggttgattgcCAGGCGCGGGTGTAGAGGTCGGGAGTGAAGGTTGCTAGCGGGAGGAGTTgtattggtggtggtggcattgTTGCGGTTGTGGTCTGGAGATGGGGAATTGATAGCTAGAAAAGGGAACGGTGAGTAATATGGtagagctggaggaggaggaaataATCttaccaaaaaaaaaagtataaatcTGTCACCTAATGTCCATCGCGGTTGTGACTGTTGACTAGTAAAGAGTGCCCCTCCAAAAAGCGCCCCTCACTGGCAGAATTACGGCCACCAGCTCCGATCCCGCTGAGAGCCCCACTTACACCGAGAGCTTCCCTGGATGATGGTTGCAATCAGAACAGTCAACATAACTAACTGTATGGCTCCCCAGTTAAAATAAGACAAATCATTCTCTTTCATATATTACTCCAAATCGCTATCCCTAATAAACCAGAATGCTGCTATCAAAATATGCTGTTTACTGTTCTCACCTCGGTCCGTCCCTGAATGTTGCCCAAACTAAAAGACCCAAAccctcatcccatcccatcccatcccatcccatcccatacCCAAAACGCCTTGAATATCAAACTATGTACTTATGcactccccaacccagccgcctccctcgcctcctcagccgacaacctcacctccacccccccactcaccatcctctcgtcctcctccctaatcctcctctccacctccatcttcccatccttccccCAATAccccgccttctcctcccccttcacgCAAGCCTCCGTAATGAGCACATACGGCGTCGGCGCATCGTACATCGGCTCcgccaacaccctctccatctccatcttcagCCCTCTCGCCCCCGTCTCGTTCTTCGCTGCCCTTTCCGCGATGGCATACAGTGCCGACCGGGTGAAGAACAGCTTGCTAGGGTAGGTTTCAAACAGGGCCGTGTATTGCGCCACGAGGCTATTTCTTGGTTCAGTCAAGATGCGATAGAGCTCTTCGAGAGAGAGTGGACTAAGCGCGCAGATGTTGTGCAACCTGCCAATGAGCTCGGGGATAAAGCCAAAGGCTTGGAGATCCGCGGGTGTGGTTAGGTCGAGGGGGGTGAAGTTGGGTTCAAAGattggttggtgagggagatggcggtAGGATTCCAGAGGAAGGATATCCTTCAGACTGTTTGTCGAGGAGAATGACCTCCCGCCTCGGATTTCTGAACCGAACCCGATGGAGGGTTTGGATACCCTCCTCAGAACGGTTTTATCCAGCCCTACAAAGGCGCCACAGAAAACAAACAGAATGTTGGTGGTATCAATGGTGTACTGGTCGACTTTCCCCGATGGGGGcgcttgtggtggtgtggttgatcCGTAACCGGTGGGGGGCTGGTTTTGCGTGCGGGAGGGCCGGTTGTCCTTGACAGTGATGGTGACCTTGGTGCCTTCTACCAGCTTCAGCAATGCTTGCTGaacaccctctccgcctACGTCTCTTCCGTTGACGGTTTCTTTTCTAGCGATCTTGTCAAACTCGTCGAGGACAATGATTCCATGCTCGGCGGCCTTAACGTCGTAGTTGGCTTCGATGAGGAGACGCTCGATGCAGGATTCGACGTCTTGGCCGATGTAGCCTGCTTGGGTGAAGGAGTTGCAGTCGCTGATGGTGAAGGGGACGTTGAGTTTTTTGCTGAGGGTTCTGCACGGCTGTAAGCAAGGGGCCCAATTCTACATCAGCAAAGAAGTGAACTCACTCCAAGATATACGTCTTTCCCACGCCCGTAGGACCAATCAAGAGCAGGTTACTCTTGTCAATCTTGACATGGTTTGGCACCGTCATGTCCTCCTGAATGTAAAAGTTGTCCGAGGGTGCCTCAAATGGGTCTTCGAGAACTTCATTTTGGGTGCCCCGTACGGACTCGTGGTGACCGGGAAATTCGTCTTCAGCAACATGGCGGATGTTAGTCTGCTGCCGCCACGATTTGGGAGCATAAGCAGAACGATGAGAGTGCCTTCGCCCACCTTCGACAGGGTGTACAGGCGCGCTGTAACCTGTGCGCTCAAAAATCTCGCGGTCCTGAGCAAACTTTTGTCTCTGAATCTTTTCCCTCAGATGTTGATCCTGCAGCTCGTGGTGTTGACGCCGCCGGAGCCCTTGGTAGTGGTTGAAGATGACGGAGCAGATGGTCTTCTTCGCCCGGTCCTGGCCCACCACGTAATCGTCTACCCTCTTTTTCAGATCTCGGGGGTAGAACTGGGGGACGCCAAACTTGGACTTGGAGAAGATGGGACCGCGGCCGGTGTCCTGTGTCGGATCGTAGCTTGACGTGAAGCCCGAGTTGAAGTAACTAGATCGGcggggggaggcgaggaggatgctcGAGGTTGAATAGGCTGGGCTCCGAAGCCGGGCAAATCGCCGTGTTGCGCATAGAGGCGCCAGCGGTCTAGTCAAGACCAACATGATGGTGTGCTTGAGCTACTGTCATGCTCGGGAGAAGGCAGCTCGCGGGTGCGATCGGCGTACGTGGTAGGGGTCGGAGCACGGACGGTAAGGGTCAGGAAGAGGCGTAGGTGATTTAAGAATGTTTTAGTAACAAGAGGTTTGCCGGTATCAGTCAGGATGGAGAAAAACCGAGAAGAGAGTGTTTGCGATGGCACACATCATGGTGCTAGCCCGTGAGACAATGGCAACGGTGGTTAGAGCACCTGGATGACCCGGAGAGCGGGGGAGAAGCACCGACCACCGCCCGCGCGTCGCGCATCTCCCTTGTCTTGTTGGAGAGagctctccacctccacctgaGCTCCGGAAAGCTCCCCTCCTTGTCTGCCCGTCAGTGCTCGTCAGTGGCAGTGTCAGTGTCATCTTAGCAAAGACCCCACCAAACCTAGCTCAGCCAGAAGGAGGCGAATCGGGTCATGGCGTCGATATCAGCTCCCCCTCTCTATCTCTTCTTGTCCGAACTTCGGCTGGCGTGGGCTGGACTGGTCGGACTGCTGCATCTCTGCGATAAGCGGGCTTCAGGCTTCCCTCCAGGGGCTGGTCACAGATGAATGGCGCATGAGTTTTGGCTCCCAACGGGCACGGCACAGAAAGGGGCATTGCTGCAGGCAATACACGCATACAAATACACGCTGGGTTTGCACCAGGCGTGGAGCCCCTGCCCACTGGTGGGTTGTATTGGGCTGCACTAGGAGGGGCTCCAATGATGTAATTAGCATCTACATACCAACTGAAAGACCCCTTTGGGCTTTTATCAACCTCACACCACATCTTCCCAGAACACACCATCTATATCTGTGTCGAATCCAGCGAGAGCCCAATCTTTCGTTTCTCTCCTCGACGTCTTCTTCCCACCCTAGCAACAATTTGAAAGCGTTCTCGTCTTGATAGCTTGTCCCGGAAGCGTCAGCTGgctgcccctccttcaagTCACGCTAAGAAGCACCCTACGAGGCGATTTGATATTCCTGTTTGAGGTACTCTTCAATTCACAAATTTTCATCAAACAAGATGGATCCCGTTGCTCTTGAATCGTCCAACACCCTGGCCAAGAATGGTCATACCGCTGGTAACATCCCCAATGATGGAACTGGTACGTCCTATCCCAACATGCCAAGATATGGACTGGCAGTGAAGCTGACATGAATCAGGCGTGGTTGCCCTCGATCCCTATCTTGAGCCATTCAAGCCTGCGTTGAAGAGACGCTTTGACAAGGCTCAAGAATGGATCAAGAAGATTGAGAAGACCGAAGGTGGTCTGGACAAGTTCAGCAAGGTATGATCCACCACTGCCAATGACAGGGACTTTACTGACCATCCCAGGGCGCCGACACGTTTGGCATCCATCAAAATGACGACGGCAGCATCTACTACAAGGAATGGGCACCCAATGCCAAACAGGCAGCTGTCATTGGTGAATTCAACAACTGGGACCGCAATGCCCATCGCATGACGAGGAACGACTTTGGTGTCTTTGAGATCACCATTCCTCCCACCTCTGACGGCAAAGCTGCCATCCCCCACAACTCCAAGATCAAGATCTCTCTTGAGCTCCCAGACGGGCAGTGGATCGACAGACTACCGGCCTGGATCAAGTATGTCACCCAGGATCTCTCCGTCTCGCCCGCCTACGATGCTCGGTTCTGGAACCCCCCCGCCTCTGAGAGGTACTCTTTCAAGCACCAGAGGCCCAAGAGGCCAGAGAGCTTGAGGATCTACGAAGCCCATGTCGGTATCTCGTCACCAGAGCTCAGGGTTACCACCTACAAGGAATTCACCAAGAACATGCTCCCACGCATCAAGAGCCTGGGTTACAACGCCATCCAGCTCATGGCCATCATGGAACACGCCTACTATGCCAGCTTCGGCTACCAGGTCAACAACTTCTTCGCCGCCAGCAGCAGATATGGCCCGCCTGAGGACCTGAAGGAGTTGGTCGACACGGCTCACAGCCTGGGACTCGTTGTTCTTCTCGATGTTGTTCACAGTCACGCTTCCAAGAACGTCCTGGACGGCCTGAATGAGTTTGATGGCACAGACCACCAGTACTTCCACGCGGGTGCCAAAGGAAAGCACGAGCTCTGGGACAGCAGACTGTTCAACTATGGCCACCATGAGGTGCTCAGATTCCTCTTGAGCAACTTGAGATTCTGGATGGACGAGTACCACTTTGATGGATTCCGGTTCGACGGTGTTACTAGCATGCTTTACCTTCATCACGGTATTGGAACGTAAGTCTTAGAGCCTATCCCTAACCCCGTGGCAGTCATTGACCGACACTTAACAGCGGCTTCTCGGGTGGTTACCATGAGTACTTTGGTGCTGATGTCGACGAGGAGGCTGTTGTCTACCTCATGTTGGCCAACGAACTGCTTCACGAACTCTACCCTGACGTCATCACGGTTGCTGAGGATGTCTCTGGCATGCCGGCGCTTTGTCTGCCACTCTCactgggtggtgttggcttcGACTACAGACTTGCCATGGCCATTCCCGACATGTGGATCAAGAtcctcaaggagaagaaagatGAGGAGTGGGACATTGGCAACATTaccttcaccctcaccaaccgcCGCCACGGCGAAAAGACGATCGCCTATGCCGAGAGTCACGATCAAGCGTACGTTTCTCCTCACCCAGGAGATTTGCTATTTTGATGCTAACTCTACTCTAGTCTTGTCGGTGACAAGTCTCTCATGATGCATCTGTGCGACGCTGAGCTCTACACCCATATGTCTACGCTCACCCCATTGACCCCGGTTATTGACCGCGGTATGGCTTTGCACAAGATGATCCGTCTGTTGACCCATGCTCTCGGAGGCGAGGGTTACCTCAACTTTGAGGGCAACGAGTTTGGTCACCCCGAGTGGTTGGACTTCCCCCGCGAGGGCAATCAGAACTCTTTCTGGTATGCTCGCCGCCAGCTGAACCTGACCGAGGACCGCCTCCTTCGGTATCAGTTCCTCAACAACTTTGACCGCTCCATGAACTTGTGCGAGAACAAGTATGGCTGGCTGCATGCTCCCCAGGCGTACATCTCCCTCAAGCACGAGGGTGACAAGGTCATCGTCTTCGAGCGGGCTGGCGTGGTGTTTGCTTTCAACTTCCACCCAACACAGAGCTTTGAGAACTACCGCATCGGTGTCGATGTCGCAGGCACATATAGGGTTGTGCTCGACTCTGACACCAAGGAGCACGGCGGCTTTAGCAGAGTCGACTCGAACACACGGTTCTTCACCGAGCCTCTGGAGTGGAACCACCGGAGGAACTGCACTCATATCTACCTCCCTTGCAGGACTGCTCTGGTCTTTGCTTTGGAGTCGACCACCACTCCCAACGGTCACTGACTGCAGCAGGCGGTGTCTTGGGTCACCCGGTTAGGTGGCTTTTAAATACTGGGTTATCAAAAGGTGTTGGAGGCATATTCTTGTTGTAGATATTTTCTTGTAAAAGCGGATGGGAAAATCCCCAAAGATAGACAGGTTCACACAAAAATGTATGAGAATGTACATTGAGCAATTGGTGTGTTATGTTTCAAAAGTCTTGAGTGGGAAGAGCTTCGTTCGTGCGAGGATCCAAGCTGTCAATTGAGTTCAGCCAAAACCCAATCAGCTCCAGGGGCTCCATCCCGGGACGTCCCGGTAAGCCATCTCAACAGCAGCGGGACAGTTCTCAGGATTGGCAACGGCCATTGAGGGGAAACCAACGCCCAAAAGAATATGCAACTGCCATGATGCAATAGTCCAATCAGGTCCAGAGCTCCCCTTGAAAATTGCAAAAGGATTGGCCCAAGAGCGGGGGACCACGGACCATCACCTGCTAGATAGTTACAGTGGTGAGGGGAAAGACCTCGACAGGTTCGTGAGAGATCggggaaaggaaagaagggaagagctggaagcCAACAGAATGGCTGGTGCTGTCGAGAAAATGTGGGTCCGCTCAGTCAAAAAGCTCCAAACTTGGAATCCGTCAGGTCACGTGGAAAGATGGAGCTCCGCAGCTTCTAGCCGAAAGCTCATCGAGAGATTTTCGAACCCgttttcttcctcctccaagccatTCTCTCTGCCTTGCACATCCACCATCCAAGTCCGCCCTTACCATCGTCAAGATGTTCAAGAGGTGAGTTGCTGCTGATCCAGCCATGTACTCTCCCTGTCGTCGGCTTCCCGATCCCCAATCGAGGTTAATTGAGAACTAACCCAAGGCTCTTctgccctccccctcaacagcGGCATTTCCGCCTTCGCCCGGACGGCTCGTCCCTCCTTCGCGGCGGCGACTCGTCGCGCCGTTCGCCCGGCCCCCCTCAACTTCAGAGCCCCTGCCCTCAGCAGATTCGCCAGCACggccggtgttggtgatggcaaGATCTACCAGGTCATCGGTAAGCTCGACCGGCCAGACCACAAGCATGCGCCCACACTAGAGGTGGGACAATCCGGGAAAATTCAGCTAACCATGTCTCTCCCAACCAACAGGTGCCGTCGTCGATGGTTAGTAaccgcaacaccacccagCAAAAACAATCTTGACAATGTCGTCCCCGAGATCATTGTCGCTGACCCCCTGCCCACAGTCAAGTTCGACACCGAGAAGCTCCCCCCCATTCTCAACGCCCTTGAGACCCAAAACGGTGGCAACAAGCTTGTCCTCGAGGTCGCGGTACGCCAAGACTCCCACCTCCACatcccaccaaccacacacGTGTACTGACAGCCCGCACAGCAACATCTCGGCGAGAACGTCGTGAGATGTATTGCCATGGACGGTTGGTTTCCGCTATATCCGGCAGTTGTTGGACTATTTCTGAGACGCTATTTAGGTACCGAGGGTCTGGTTCGCGGCGCCAAGGCCGTTGATAGTGAGTTTTTTACCCTCAACTACACCAGCATGTCCAATATCAGACAGCTAACCATGTCACAGCCGGTgctcccatcaccatcccgtGAGTTTATTTGACGACAAGGACAACAGAGTATGATCGGGGACACCCAACTGACGTTTGCTAGTGTCGGCCCTGCCACTCTTGGTCGTATCATGAACGTCACCGGTGACCCGATCGACGAGCGTGGACCCATCAAGACTGACAAGCGCCTCCCCATTCACGCCGAGGCTCCCGAGTTCATTGAGcagtccaccaccgccgagaTTCTCGTTACCGGTATCAAGGTcgtcgacctcctcgccccctACGCCCGTGGTGGAAAGATTGGCCTCTtcggtggtgccggtgtCGGCAAGACTGTGTTCATTCAGGagctcatcaacaacatcgcCAAGGCCCACGGTGGTTACTCAGTCTTCACTGGTGTCGGTGAGCGTACCCGTGAGGGTAACGATCTGTACCACGAAATGCAGGAGACTTCC from Podospora pseudopauciseta strain CBS 411.78 chromosome 6, whole genome shotgun sequence includes:
- the MCX1 gene encoding ATP-binding protein (COG:O; EggNog:ENOG503NWNJ), encoding MLVLTRPLAPLCATRRFARLRSPAYSTSSILLASPRRSSYFNSGFTSSYDPTQDTGRGPIFSKSKFGVPQFYPRDLKKRVDDYVVGQDRAKKTICSVIFNHYQGLRRRQHHELQDQHLREKIQRQKFAQDREIFERTGYSAPVHPVEGGRRHSHRSAYAPKSWRQQTNIRHVAEDEFPGHHESVRGTQNEVLEDPFEAPSDNFYIQEDMTVPNHVKIDKSNLLLIGPTGVGKTYILETLSKKLNVPFTISDCNSFTQAGYIGQDVESCIERLLIEANYDVKAAEHGIIVLDEFDKIARKETVNGRDVGGEGVQQALLKLVEGTKVTITVKDNRPSRTQNQPPTGYGSTTPPQAPPSGKVDQYTIDTTNILFVFCGAFVGLDKTVLRRVSKPSIGFGSEIRGGRSFSSTNSLKDILPLESYRHLPHQPIFEPNFTPLDLTTPADLQAFGFIPELIGRLHNICALSPLSLEELYRILTEPRNSLVAQYTALFETYPSKLFFTRSALYAIAERAAKNETGARGLKMEMERVLAEPMYDAPTPYVLITEACVKGEEKAGYWGKDGKMEVERRIREEDERMVSGGVEVRLSAEEAREAAGLGSA
- the GLC3 gene encoding alpha-1,4-glucan branching enzyme (CAZy:GH13; COG:G; EggNog:ENOG503Q3MX) encodes the protein MDPVALESSNTLAKNGHTAGNIPNDGTGVVALDPYLEPFKPALKRRFDKAQEWIKKIEKTEGGLDKFSKGADTFGIHQNDDGSIYYKEWAPNAKQAAVIGEFNNWDRNAHRMTRNDFGVFEITIPPTSDGKAAIPHNSKIKISLELPDGQWIDRLPAWIKYVTQDLSVSPAYDARFWNPPASERYSFKHQRPKRPESLRIYEAHVGISSPELRVTTYKEFTKNMLPRIKSLGYNAIQLMAIMEHAYYASFGYQVNNFFAASSRYGPPEDLKELVDTAHSLGLVVLLDVVHSHASKNVLDGLNEFDGTDHQYFHAGAKGKHELWDSRLFNYGHHEVLRFLLSNLRFWMDEYHFDGFRFDGVTSMLYLHHGIGTGFSGGYHEYFGADVDEEAVVYLMLANELLHELYPDVITVAEDVSGMPALCLPLSLGGVGFDYRLAMAIPDMWIKILKEKKDEEWDIGNITFTLTNRRHGEKTIAYAESHDQALVGDKSLMMHLCDAELYTHMSTLTPLTPVIDRGMALHKMIRLLTHALGGEGYLNFEGNEFGHPEWLDFPREGNQNSFWYARRQLNLTEDRLLRYQFLNNFDRSMNLCENKYGWLHAPQAYISLKHEGDKVIVFERAGVVFAFNFHPTQSFENYRIGVDVAGTYRVVLDSDTKEHGGFSRVDSNTRFFTEPLEWNHRRNCTHIYLPCRTALVFALESTTTPNGH
- the ATP2 gene encoding atp2, beta subunit of the F1 sector of mitochondrial F1F0 ATP synthase (EggNog:ENOG503NVU5; COG:C; BUSCO:EOG09261T74) — encoded protein: MFKSGISAFARTARPSFAAATRRAVRPAPLNFRAPALSRFASTAGVGDGKIYQVIGKLDRPDHKHAPTLEVGQSGKIQLTMSLPTNRCRRRWLVTATPPSKNNLDNVVPEIIVADPLPTVKFDTEKLPPILNALETQNGGNKLVLEVASMIGDTQLTFASVGPATLGRIMNVTGDPIDERGPIKTDKRLPIHAEAPEFIEQSTTAEILVTGIKVVDLLAPYARGGKIGLFGGAGVGKTVFIQELINNIAKAHGGYSVFTGVGERTREGNDLYHEMQETSVIQLDGESKVALVFGQMNEPPGARARVALTGLTVAEYFRDEEGQDVLLFIDNIFRFTQAGSEVSALLGRIPSAVGYQPTLAVDMGGMQERITTTTKGSITSVQAVYVPADDLTDPAPATTFAHLDATTVLSRGISELGIYPAVDPLDSKSRMLDPRIVGEEHYQTATRVQQILQEYKSLQDIIAILGMDELSEADKLTVERARKIQRFLSQPFTVAQVFTGIEGKLVDLKDTIASFKAILSGEGDDLPEGAFYMVGDFASARAKGEKILAELEASA